The DNA segment CGAATTCTTGAAAGGTTCAGTCGCAGAATTAACTCGTCGCAATTTGACACCAACCACAACTCAAATTATGGTTCGGGGTGTGGCAGAAGTTTTGCGTCAGCCAGAATTTTCTCAACTACAGCAAGCACAGACAATTATCCATCTGCTGGAAGAGGAACAAGACCAACTGTGGCGATTAATCTTTGAAGAACCGGAAGCGGAAGAGCTAGGTAAGTCTAGGGTAACAGTTCGCATTGGTACAGAAAACCCCCTAGAACCGATACAAACCTGCACTTTAATTACTTCTACCTATCGCCGCGGTTTGCTACCTGTAGGAAGTGTGGGAGTTTTGGGGCCAACACGCCTGGATTATGATAGCGCGATCGCAGTTGTAGCGGCAGCGGCTGATTACCTCTCAGAAGCTTTTAGTTAATTTGTGGAAATCATGTTCAGAAAAATTGTCTTTGGTTTAATATGGCTGGGATTTCTGACTTATGCGTTTATCTTTGCTCCCCCCGATCAACCTGATACATTCGAGTTAATTCAAAATCTTTCCCTTGGTAATTGGCAAGGTATTAACCCCCTAGTCATCGCATTATTCAACCTCATGGGCATCTGGCCGGTAATTTACAGTGCAGTCTTGTTTATTGATGGTAGAGGGCAAAAAATCCGGGCTTGGCCATTTGCTACAGCTTCTTTTGCCGTCGGGGCTTTTGCTTTATTGCCTTACTTAGCTTTACGGGAACCAAATCAGGAGTTTTTCGGTAAAAAGAATCTCTGGCTGAAATTGCTAGATTCTCGTGTGACTGGTTTGATTTTGACTATCGCCGCAGTAATCCTAGTCCGCTATGGTTTACAAGGAGACTGGGGAAACTTTGTGCAGCAATGGCAAACCAGCCGCTTCATCCATGTGATGAGTTTAGATTTCTGCCTACTTTCTCTATTATTTCCCGCATTATTGGGAGACGACATGGCACGTCGGGTTGTCAAAAATCAGCCATTCTTCTGGTTCATAGCGTTAATTCCCCTATTCGGCCCGTTGATTTATTTATGTGTGCGCCCAGCTTTACCAGAAGCAGAAGTCAAGACAGTATTGAGTCAGGAACAATCAGCAACTAACTAATTTAATTCTTAACGGTGCGTTGCGCTGGGCGACAACACACTCTACATGAAAAGTTAGAACTTTGCATTAAACATTCTATAAATTTCCGGTAACTGCCACCAAGGAATATGGGGGTATTCGTGATGTTCATAATGGTAACCAAAATGGTAACAAGTTATGAATGACCACCAAATTGGACGGCTGATAGTGTGGGAACGATGGGGGTCTTTATAACCTTCTACCGGCTCACTA comes from the Nodularia sp. NIES-3585 genome and includes:
- a CDS encoding DUF2834 domain-containing protein, with the protein product MFRKIVFGLIWLGFLTYAFIFAPPDQPDTFELIQNLSLGNWQGINPLVIALFNLMGIWPVIYSAVLFIDGRGQKIRAWPFATASFAVGAFALLPYLALREPNQEFFGKKNLWLKLLDSRVTGLILTIAAVILVRYGLQGDWGNFVQQWQTSRFIHVMSLDFCLLSLLFPALLGDDMARRVVKNQPFFWFIALIPLFGPLIYLCVRPALPEAEVKTVLSQEQSATN